Genomic DNA from Equus asinus isolate D_3611 breed Donkey chromosome 10, EquAss-T2T_v2, whole genome shotgun sequence:
GGAAGGAGCCTCTGCAAGGCGTTTGCAGAACCAAGAGTGCTGGGCGCGGCGGCACTCAGCCTCACTGACAGTGCCCCCGCTGCTGCATGCTAGGAAGGTGGCTCGGGCTCGCTCCCGCTCCTTGACTGTCAGAAGCCTTAACAGAGAGTtctggagaagaagaaacaagctAAGATCTTGgaggttaaaatattttgtaaactgtCAAGCCAATAGAATCTGACCTCCATTACCACCTCTGCAACCTCCCTTTGAAGCCGCCCAGAGCCTTTCTGGTAGCACTAACATTTGCAGTGGGGTCCAGTGCAAATCAATCTTCCCTGGGCACTCTCCCAGCCTCTGCACTGGATCACCTGTCACTGGACAGAACCTGAGCCCTGTCCTGGTACTGGTCCCTGCTGAGATAGTACCCAGTGCTTCCCCAACCTACCTGGCATGCTTCCCAGGTCTGTGCCACCCATCATCCCATGGACATTCACCCCAGCTGGCCCTTACCTGGGGACGCAACTGCTGCAGAAGTAGGAGGGACTCATGGGACAAGAAGTCAGGCCACTCTATGTGTCCTCGATGTTCAGGGTCCAGGGCTGCAAACTGGCGGGCTGCCTGCTCCTCTTGCTCCTCGCTCAGAGCCCGGTCACTGTCCCCCCGCTTCGCTGCTTGGTGGTGATAGCGCAGAAAGTCCTCCAGGGTCAGGGAGCAATCTGTGGGGAGGCGCCCCATGCTAGCCATGCCCACCCTTTCCTCAGCCTCAGGGGTACCTCCAACTCACCTCTAGGATACCCTTCAGAGCCCCTACATCCTCAGCTCTTGGTGAGTCTTTGTCTCTTGTAGCCAGAATAACTCAGGCTGTGGCTGGGGGTGGATGCCCCTGCTGGCCAACAGCTTGGGAACAGGGACCCATTTATTGCCTACACCCCAAATTCCAGAATACTCCTTCCATGGTTCATCTTAGACAGTATGAAGGAGAAATCTGCCTGGCCCCTCTGAGTCCAGCCTTACCAGGGATGACTTTACACTGCTGAAAGGTCTCTGTGAGGCTATACATTTCCTCGTCAGTTAGCAGCAAGTTGAGGTTGTCCTGAAAGTAAGGAAGAGCTGAGTCAGTGGCCATATAGGCCAGTTGGAAAGAAAGGCCAAGGATCAAGAGGGATGGAAATGGTATTTCAACTGAAAGGCAATTCTAGGATCACCTAATCCCAGACTCTCATTCACAATCAAGGAGACTGAGGCCCCAGAAAGGTGAAAGGACTTGCTCAGAGTTGCCCAACTCTGGGGCAGAATTTTCCCCAGAACCCAGGTATCTTTACTCCAGCTCTGAATCCCTTTTACTAAAGTAGTGGTTTATAAATTATTCTCTGAGATACCCTGGGGATTCCTTGGAAATGCCCTAGGAAGCTGCTGCAACGGAGAAGGGGGCTGGTAAGCAGGCGGGGTTGTGAATCCCTAACTCTATCAACCAGAGCGGCTCCATCTTTATCCATTCTACATATTTGGCTCCTGTGTTAGACTGGGCTCAAAGagtattttagttaaaaaaaaagatttaattctAACTCTGCTCCTAGTGCGTTGTATCATTTTAAATAACTCCAGAATGGTTCTGAAAGAGATGCCATCATGACAAAATTCCTAAAACCAAATGAGTTTTTTGTGGTGCCATAAAAGTTTTAATTCCAAAAGAGGACTGAGATGTTATTTTGTTAACATTAATTTACAGTCTTTAAACTGTCAAAGATTCTTTCTAGTagattattttttcccctaaaataccAGCAAAAAACAAGAGCAGACATTTCATGAATATTAATTTGTGGATTTCATAAAGAACTCAAAgtattctttcaataaatacttattaaggaTCTAGTATATGCTGGGCACAACAGTGCGTAACACTGTGAGAtgttcagtgtggctggagtgtagAGTATGTGTGGGGGAGGGTAGGAAGGAATGATAAGACAAGGCAGGGAGGTAGGCAGAATCATGAGTGTGAAGGCCTCAAATGCCCTTTATTGAACCCCTCAAATTGGGCTTTATTCTGAGGGCAAGGGGGagtcactgaagggttttaagtgCAGAGTGCCATAGTCAGAGAAGGGATTAgagaggcagagcctggaggcATGGAGAGCAGTTAGATGGTTATTGCATAGTACTAGTAAGAAAAGATGAGTGGCTATACTAAGACATGAGTGGCGATGAGGGGAGAGATTTGAGATATTAGGAGGTAGAATCAATAGGATCTGTTGACTTACTGGATGTGAGGGATGAGGGAGAGAAATTGGGATTGGTAACTGGGGGGGGCAGGGGTGGTATTACTATTCACAGAGATAAGGAATGGAGGGAGAACAGATTTTGGGAGAAAGATGAGTTCATTCTGGGGCATGCTGAGTGTGAAGTACCTGTGAGACATCAAGATGGATATAAGTCCAAGAGACAGAGGAAATTTAGGTCTGGACACACAGAACTGAGAGTCATTAGTATTTATTTGGTGGCTGTAGCCACTGGAGTGGATGAAATTACCCAGAGAGAGCATGTACAGTGAGAAAAGAAGAGCATTAATAAGAGAACCCTGAAAAACACCAGCATTTAGGACTGGGACAACAAAGTAAGAGCGCTTAGAAAGAAAAATCGGAGAGGGCAGTAGAAAGAGAATCAGTAGAAAGGTCTGGAAGTTAAGAAAAGAGAATTGCACAATGTAGGAAGTAATGTTAATAGTGATTATGCACGTATGAGaggaatttattgatttttctattttctatagtTTCCATATTTTGTGtaataattctcataaaaatactcaagctctaaaaaaaaaacaagggggCAATAAGTAATTGCCAAATAcatcagagaggtcaagtaagaaGATGCCTGAGAAAAGGTCACAGAACTTGACAATTAAGTCACTGGTGACCTTAGGAAGAGCCAGTTTAGCAGAAGGATGGATGCAGATGTCAAATTACAGGGGGTTGAGAAGCCACAAGGAGATGATGAAGTCCTTTCAAGAAACCTGGctgtgaagggaaggaaagaaaggggaggAGCTTAGAAGAAGCCTTTGTAAAATATCAGGTACAGAGTGGTGTTAAAGATGGTAGGACTGTGACAGAAAGCCAAGAAGGGAGCTGTGTATTCCTGGGGGTTAAGAAGGAGACACCTTCAACCCACTCCCACATCAGCAGAACACTGTAAAGCACAACACTGCAAAGCAGAGTTGCTGTAAATGAAAAGGCTGGCATTTGGAGGGGTGGTGACCAGAGAAGAAGCTCTGGAGAGCAGGGTGTGTTGTGGCATACTCTAGCTGGGGAAATGGTGTTTAAGTGGCTAGAAATAACTGTTCTCTACTTCTTCTTATGGACAAGCCATAGATAAAGTGTTATTTGTTAGAAAGTGGCATATCTTTGCTTTCTTCTAGGCAGTAGGAAGACGAGGGGATCAGCAGATGCTCTTTAGTCTGAAATCAGTGAATAATGAAGATATTTGCAGGACAACAGATCAATAAAGCAAGACTTGAACTCTATTCAGGAACGCTGAGAAATGGACATGAATCTGGCTTTCTGTCTTCTACTAAAAGTTGGAAGGCATtttggaggctggccccgtggccaatggttaagtttgtgcactccgctttggtggcccagggcttcgctggttcggatcctgggcgcagacatggcaccattcctcaggccatgctgtggtgtcccacacagcacaaccagaggcacttaccactagaatacacaactatgtactgggtggctttggggagaaaaaaaaaagaagattggcaacagctgttagctcaggcgccaaacttaaaaaaaaaattggaaggcatttatatataatttgcaaagtTCTGAATCAACTGACCTCTATTTAATTCACAAAGTCATCACttcagagatgaaaaacaaatgCTCCTAAGAGTCAGGTGGTAGGCCCAGTGAGGATGTCAGGACCAAGCGGTTTTCCTGTGACAGAATCTACCCCTGTTGGAAGCAAGCTGATTAGGATGTCAGATTGGTTTTTCAGATGAGTACAATGAATGACGACTAGatactaattattagagaaagcACTGCTCCAAGCAGAATTACTTTTGAATAATTGGCCTCATCTTATCCATTCAGTCCtctagctcagtggttctcaactggggatgACTTTGCTCCCCTAGGACACATTTGGctgtgtctggagacatttttggttgtcacaaccagggaagggtgctactggcatctagtagggaaaaggccagggatactgctaaacatcctacaatgcatacagcccccacaacaaagaattattgtgccccaaatgtcaatagtactgAGATAGAGAAAGCCTGTCCTAGCCCTAGGACTTGTATCTACTACTGGAAAACTCTTTAGGTCACTGCCCAGAAACCAGTGTTCTACAATTGGGCCTCCAGGAAAGGCACCAAGTCCCCCATGGTGCAGCAGCCCGCCATCCCTGCAGTGCAGGCTCACACAGTAGTGGCAGCTCCAGCCTGTTTCCGTGTGGGCCATCTCGGTCACCTCTGCTGCACTGTCTCCCTGGATGTAGCCCATGCGGCGCAGGCAGCCATCGTGGAAAACCCTGGTGCAGACCCTGCATGGGAAGAGGCTCTCGGCTGTCCAGACCTCACAGACATCACACATCTCATCGTTGACAACCTGGGGAAAGATGGCAGGAACGAACAGGGATGTGTAAGCACGGGCAGCAAGATCCTATGGCCACTGAGTACAGAGCTACCAGCATAGGCCTGGATCTCCCTGGAGCAGCCTAGAGGAAGAGCTCCAATTGAAGCCAGTGTTAAGGCAATAGAGCTTTCTCTCTGGAGGACAAGAACCAGTACGCTCTTCCAGCTGCTCAGGCCTCTGTGACCATGTTTTTGAACAGGGATGCTACTAGCCTTTTTGGAAAGAATAATCTGTTGTGAGAGACTGTTCCATACCCTGAAGGACATTTAGCATCCCTGGTTTTCTTGGCACCAAATACCAGTAGCAACTCCTGGTTATTGTGACCTTCACTAACTCCATGCCCCTTCAAATTTCCAAATGCCTCCTACAGGGGCAGTACTATCCCCTGTGTGGGTGGGTTGGCAGAAGACCCGCCCTGGTGTCATTCCCTATCACCCACTGCCTCAAGTCTTTCACTAAGACTAATCcaggatggggccggccccatggccgagtggttaagttcacgcgctccactttggcttcggcagcccagggttttgctggttcggatcttgggtgcggtTGTggtactgctcgtcaggccacagtgaggtggcatcccacgtgccacaagcagaaggacccacaattaaaaatatgcaactatgtactggggggatttggggagaaaacgcaggaaaaaaaaagactggcaacagttgttagctcaggtgctaatcatTAAAAAACAGTAATTCAAATTCAAAGATTGTTCTGGACTCAGTTCCATCTTTCTGATTTTGAGTCTCACTTCAACAATACCCAGAACTCCCTGTTCTGCTCCCTGATCATAACGTCTAAGACTTGAGGATTCTGCCCTAACTGGACACTCACAGGCTCTCTGGGCTCCAAGTGGATCTCTGGAGGCTTGTCATCATCCAGCTTCCGGGTGGGGCGGATGAAGGCAGGGGGTGTGAAACGACTGGTCCTGTCAAACTCCTCAGGCTCCACTCCACGCCCATCTCGGAGCCTCTCCCAGGCAGCACGGTTGACACTGCTCTCTTCTTGGAGCACTGGGGTGCTtgcctctgcttctttctcctcctgtACCTCCTGGACGGAGCCCTCTACAGTGCCACAGCGGGACCCTGGAAGCTCACCTGTGTGTCGGATAGAAGACCTGTCTCGCAGCCCATCCTTGAAGGCAGACACAGCCAGGCTCACCTTCTGCACCTGCTCCACTGTCTGCCGCTTGGACATCAACACCCCCATGGCTCTGTGGACAAAAAGCAGGGGGGCCCAGACTCAGCCAATTGTGGAGCATACTGGGCCAATCAGTTTCAACCATTCACCTAAGTGGTAAGTGCTGTTAAATATTAAATAGTTGCTCCCTCTTCTGCAACTCAGTAGCATGGCAGAAAGAGCACTTGTTAAGGAGTCAGAAGACCTTGATTCTACTTTTGACTGGCCCTGTAACTTTGATTTTCCCATCTATGAAATGAGGGCTATCTGCCCAGCGTACTTCACAGGGCTGTCATGAAGATAACATTAGAAAATGGGCTTGATAGTGCTTAGTAAACTGGAAAGCACTCTAcaatgtgaaatggtatctctgtcttctttcctgtCCTAAAGTCAATTAGTCCAGGGGTCCAGGCCTCTACCACTTTGAGATAGCTGGAGACTTCAGTGCCCAAGTCTCTCCTCTGCCCCAAAAGATGACCCAAGGCTTAAAGCAAGACTGCAGCAacacatttcagacttctgattgAAGGAAAGCTCCTCCAGTAAGTGCTGTGCACAATCCATCCAGGGATAACCCATATCAAAtacctactttttttctttttgcagggaaggattcaacctgagctaacatctgttgccaatcttcttcttttttttttccctccccaaaaccccagtgcatggctgtatatcatagttgtaagtccttctagttcttctatgtgagctcccaccacagcacggcaactgacagacaggtggtgtggttctgtgaccaggaagtgaacctgcaTTGTCAAAGTGGGGAGAATGCTGAACTTTAACTTTTAGACCATTGGGGCTGGTTCTCAAATACCTAGTTTttgaggggctgggctggtggcatagtggttaagttcgtgtgctttgcttcggcagcctgggattcatgggtttagattctgggcacggacctagcactgcgtgtcaagacatgctgtggcagtgtcccacataaaatagaggaagattggcacagatgttagctcagcgacaatcttcctcacactcacacacacacacacacacaaaaaaaatacaaaaaactccAAAACCTACTTTTTGAGTCAGAGTGAATGAACTGCTATTTTTAGAGGACTCCTGAATTAGGCAGTCAGGAAACTCTACCACCCTATCCATGTGGTCAAGATCAAAAACATTTCTTTGCCCCCTCTAAATAGTAGCTATGCCTCTTCATGGGTCTGTCTATCACAGACAACTGGCCCATTACAA
This window encodes:
- the PHF24 gene encoding PHD finger protein 24 isoform X3; the protein is MRGVARRGGTVGALGARAASARGSARAATSLSPACRLPSGPERRGARGGGGRQPGSASLSLTGPVVNDEMCDVCEVWTAESLFPCRVCTRVFHDGCLRRMGYIQGDSAAEVTEMAHTETGWSCHYCDNLNLLLTDEEMYSLTETFQQCKVIPDCSLTLEDFLRYHHQAAKRGDSDRALSEEQEEQAARQFAALDPEHRGHIEWPDFLSHESLLLLQQLRPQNSLLRLLTVKERERARATFLACSSGGTVSEAECRRAQHSWFCKRLAEAPSCSVSISHVGPIADSSPTRSSSKSQDKVLLPTDHESRFVDWPTFLQENVVYILAARPNSAAIHLKPPG
- the PHF24 gene encoding PHD finger protein 24 isoform X4, giving the protein MGCETGLLSDTQVVNDEMCDVCEVWTAESLFPCRVCTRVFHDGCLRRMGYIQGDSAAEVTEMAHTETGWSCHYCDNLNLLLTDEEMYSLTETFQQCKVIPDCSLTLEDFLRYHHQAAKRGDSDRALSEEQEEQAARQFAALDPEHRGHIEWPDFLSHESLLLLQQLRPQNSLLRLLTVKERERARATFLACSSGGTVSEAECRRAQHSWFCKRLAEAPSCSVSISHVGPIADSSPTRSSSKSQDKVLLPTDHESRFVDWPTFLQENVVYILAARPNSAAIHLKPPG
- the PHF24 gene encoding PHD finger protein 24 isoform X2; this translates as MGVLMSKRQTVEQVQKVSLAVSAFKDGLRDRSSIRHTGELPGSRCGTVEGSVQEVQEEKEAEASTPVLQEESSVNRAAWERLRDGRGVEPEEFDRTSRFTPPAFIRPTRKLDDDKPPEIHLEPREPVVNDEMCDVCEVWTAESLFPCRVCTRVFHDGCLRRMGYIQGDSAAEDNLNLLLTDEEMYSLTETFQQCKVIPDCSLTLEDFLRYHHQAAKRGDSDRALSEEQEEQAARQFAALDPEHRGHIEWPDFLSHESLLLLQQLRPQNSLLRLLTVKERERARATFLACSSGGTVSEAECRRAQHSWFCKRLAEAPSCSVSISHVGPIADSSPTRSSSKSQDKVLLPTDHESRFVDWPTFLQENVVYILAARPNSAAIHLKPPG
- the PHF24 gene encoding PHD finger protein 24 isoform X5, with product MGVEWSLRSLTGPVVSHPLPSSAPPGSWMMTSLQRSTWSPESLVCTRVFHDGCLRRMGYIQGDSAAEVTEMAHTETGWSCHYCDNLNLLLTDEEMYSLTETFQQCKVIPDCSLTLEDFLRYHHQAAKRGDSDRALSEEQEEQAARQFAALDPEHRGHIEWPDFLSHESLLLLQQLRPQNSLLRLLTVKERERARATFLACSSGGTVSEAECRRAQHSWFCKRLAEAPSCSVSISHVGPIADSSPTRSSSKSQDKVLLPTDHESRFVDWPTFLQENVVYILAARPNSAAIHLKPPG
- the PHF24 gene encoding PHD finger protein 24 isoform X1; this encodes MGVLMSKRQTVEQVQKVSLAVSAFKDGLRDRSSIRHTGELPGSRCGTVEGSVQEVQEEKEAEASTPVLQEESSVNRAAWERLRDGRGVEPEEFDRTSRFTPPAFIRPTRKLDDDKPPEIHLEPREPVVNDEMCDVCEVWTAESLFPCRVCTRVFHDGCLRRMGYIQGDSAAEVTEMAHTETGWSCHYCDNLNLLLTDEEMYSLTETFQQCKVIPDCSLTLEDFLRYHHQAAKRGDSDRALSEEQEEQAARQFAALDPEHRGHIEWPDFLSHESLLLLQQLRPQNSLLRLLTVKERERARATFLACSSGGTVSEAECRRAQHSWFCKRLAEAPSCSVSISHVGPIADSSPTRSSSKSQDKVLLPTDHESRFVDWPTFLQENVVYILAARPNSAAIHLKPPG